The Castor canadensis chromosome 13, mCasCan1.hap1v2, whole genome shotgun sequence genome has a window encoding:
- the Tmem252 gene encoding transmembrane protein 252: MQSRAGLILCALAMLTGFLIICLGSFFISSNSIVHCQRNLIVAYLLLPLGFVILLSGVFWCIYYHVSESKEMFSHMLRQHLAHRDLPLATVDRPDFYPPAYEEILDAEKQTCPEEGEALDIPPPLYTEMALELEDETDVHPQAPPSYQESIDDLEAIDDLEATETSREAERPSPVLNTGDTHQHSGHTFVGISC, translated from the exons ATGCAGAGCCGAGCTGGCCTCATTCTTTGTGCTCTGGCCATGCTGACTGGCTTCTTGATAATCTGCCTCGGGTCCTTCTTCATCTCCTCCAACTCCATAGTCCATTGTCAGAGGAACCTGATTGTGGCATACTTACTTCTGCCTCTAGGGTTTGTGATCCTTCTGAGTGGAGTTTTCTGGTGCATCTACTACCACGTGAGTGAAAGCAAAGAGATGTTCAGCCATATGCTCAGGCAACACCTTGCTCACAGGGACCTGCCCCTGGCCACGGTGGACAG GCCAGACTTTTACCCTCCGGCTTATGAAGAGATCCTTGATGCTGAGAAACAGACCTGTCCTGAAGAGGGAGAGGCCTTGGACATTCCTCCACCTCTGTACACAGAGATGGCCCTTGAACTTGAGGATGAAACTGATGTTCACCCACAGGCCCCACCATCCTACCAAGAGTCCATAGACGACCTGGAGGCCATAGACGACCTGGAGGCTACAGAAACATCTCGGGAGGCTGAGAGGCCAAGCCCAGTGTTGAACACAGGGGACACTCACCAGCACTCAGGACACACCTTTGTGGGAATCAGCTGCTAA